The Carassius gibelio isolate Cgi1373 ecotype wild population from Czech Republic chromosome A8, carGib1.2-hapl.c, whole genome shotgun sequence genome contains the following window.
AACTCGGTTCTGGatggccggtgtcctgcagagtttagctccaacttgcatCAACAagcctgcctggaagtttccagtatgcctagtaagaccttgattagctggttcaggtgtgcttGATTAGGGTAAGAGCTAAACCCTGCAGGGCACCAGCCATCCAACaccgagtttggagacccctgcttTAAACAGAAAATGCAAAGTAACAGCCAGCAGAGGGTGCTAattgctaaaaaagaaaaaaagtgttgttcTCCCATCATGCCAcatacagtaaacagtaaaaatgATAAGCCAAAGAAAACTGTCTCTGGATGAGAGCTGCAGTATTTTAATATTCCCTCCTTCGGCCTACAGTAAGACTGGAAAGAGTCATTTTTCAGAAGCAAACTCACATCGGAGGTGAAAATGGAAGGGTTTCCGGTCTCCAGCATCTCTTCCAATTCCTCATTAGTTGTAATTCTTCCAGCTACAAGATTCAGAGCTTAACAGATCAATAAAACAACACTCTTCTCACACACCCGCAGATCCTGTTTAGGCTATTATTTGTTTGATAAATGACAGTCTGTGTGTGAATTTGTCAAGGGTAAACATGAAATGATGACCAGCAATGCTAATAGCGGGCTGCTAGTCCATTTAGATAATTGTTTGGCTTTGTGTCATGGAGCAGTCTGTGTGTTTACTGTGtgattgtatgtatgtgtgtgtgctcaatCTACAGTAAGTACTCTTTGAGGACTACATTGATTCAGCTGGGAAAATGAGAGGGAACATTACAATGGCTGAAATGATCAGTATAAAGGCCACTGGAAAAATACACACAAACTTATATAATTTGACCAGCGCACAAATTCATACTCCTATCCACATACACATCATTGAAATAAAATcccctaacaaaaaaaaaaaaaaaacaacctttcaCGGAAATTAGTTTCAAATGCCAAGTTGAGGGGTAACTGGGTCTTTATGCAAATCATGTCATCACATGTCATTGTGCTCCTGGCCCACTGTGCAGAGGTATAGCAGGGTCTCTGGAGCCCTGTTGCCCAGGTAGCACCTGCCTTGAGAGTCTCCGGTGACACACCGTTCCGTTTCATGTGTTGTAAAGCACAGAAAGTACCTCATTAATTCACTCACACTGGGACTAATTCACAGACACACAGTCTGTTCAGAGGTCTGCACTACATGTTAGACCACAAATTactcaaaataaattttaaattcaCCGTGTCTGGTGAAAAGTCAAAAATGATTAgccaatattttttttgtctttatttaacaCAAATCCACAATGAAAATGGTATATTTATTATGAGCTTACATTTAGCAGTGTTAGTAATTTATAAACAGTTCAATTCTAAATAAGTGTTTTTGACAGTTAACTTTAAGTAAGCGTTGAATGACGGgcaagtaggggtgtaacggtatatatatatatagtacagaccaaaagtttggacacaacttcaaataaagagttttctttattttcatgactgtgaaaattgtagattcacactgaaggcatcaaaactatgaattaacacatgtggaattatatatggaattataaacataacaaaaaagtgtgaaaaaaattgACACcatgtgcaaggtgtcagtggtcgtctgTTGGActactgtcaagtcagcagtcttccccatgattgtgtagcctacagaactagactgagagactaTTTAAAGGctgtgcaggtgttttgagttaatcagctgattagagtgtggtaccagatgtcttcaatattgaaccttttcacaatattctaattttctgaaataCTGAACTTGGGacttttccttagttgtcagttacaaacatcaaaattaaaataaataaacatttcaaatatatcagtctgtgtgtaatgaattaatttaatatacagGTTTCACTTTCTGATTAGAATTAGTGAAattaattaaaggtgctgtagggaacttttgtaaaaaatatattatttacatatttgttaaacctgtcattatgtcctgacagtagaatatgagaaagataatctgtgaaaaaatcaagctcctctggctcctcccagtggtcctattgccatttgcagaaagtcatgcgctcccggtaaaaaacaaccaataagagctgcggtccgtaactttgtttgtgttcaaaatgtagaaaaatgaacataataaggcgagtacaccatgaatccattttccaaaccgtgtttttagcttgtcctgaatcactaagggtgcacctataataagtgtttatattcggactattttagattgcttcggggataccgcggcggagtaacccagtacctttgtgattcttcatagacataaacagagagaagtagttccggctacgatgttcttccgcaagacgcaagcagttctgtttattaaccgctagagcgtcaaaagttccctaccgcagctttaactttTTGatgctattctaattatatgaccagcacctgtgtatatatatgtgtgtgtttgtgtgtgtgtgtgtgtttgtcagataaagcagaaacagaatggtctgactttagACACCTGAGTTAaaatttatgttatgttttaatgCGGGAAACATTCCCACAGTGCTGATTTAAAACAAACAGGTGGTTCTTCAAGCTCTTGCGTGCCAAAGATGGCGACTTCCATAAAACTGAAAGTCTTATCACTTTCTGACAAAGAGTCCATTTGAACCGCGAGGTCATATGTCAAATCTTCCATTAACTGACAGCTGCTTTTATGTTTGGGTGGAGATTTTGTCAGCTGTAAATGGTCTACTTTAGTGGGCTAGTTTAAAGGGAATAGTATGTACGTGAGTGCTTGTGCATGCATGAAGTTACTCGTGTGTGACTTACTGATCAACAACTGTCTCTGAATCCTGCTTTTGCTTTTCTCTCTGAATGACACTTGGGTTTCATTATATCGCGTCATGACCTCTACAAACTTACATGACGAGTTAGTGTACtaaaaaaagagacaaagagacagacaatAGGACATTAGATCAATTTGGGATTAAAAATTACCATACTGGATGGTTGGATGAATAAGAAGAGACAATGATTTTATACCTGTGTTTTCTGAATGCGTGCATCCACTGAGGCTTGATTCATCTGTTCATCTGGAGGTAGATACTGTTGCATTGCTAAGAAGAAAATAGATGAGAACTCAATCTCCACTATCCTTGACAGGCCGAAGCAGCACTCACTTTGAGGCTGGAACGGACAAAGTTGGCATCCTTCTTGATTTCCACTGTGAGCTGTTCCAACTCTTCTTTTGTTTCTGAAAGCAAagacatatattaaaataagagaaattaatcattttattccgaatgcattacatttataaaatgtgacACAAAAGACATTCATGTTACAAAAGAATTTCAAATAAACGTTCTTCTCAATGTTCTTAACAGTTTCCAAAAACTGcttaaatgacattaaattacATAAAGACTTCTTCCTGATGTTTCGGGGCCTGATTATGCAACTTAGACATGCTAAACTAAAAATCAgccataatttttttctttttcagagatATTCTGATATTCCAGAACAATTGTGCCCCTGTAAAGCACAATGTGTCATGTTGGAGAAATACTGTGGTTCGTTACCGGTatatgtgaaaatataaaatgcaggCAGGTATACAGTAGAAAAGCAACTACAGAAGGTCGTGCTGACTATCACACATCCATTAGCACAATCCTCAAACAGGTAATCCAATTTTACTATCAACTTGAGGATACAATTAACATATATCACAAAGAAATACAGTAGTAAAACTACAATCCCTTGCATGCCCAAGCTTGACTCCCAATGGGAACTTTTTTGTGGTCTCATTTTCTTATTCATTTGAATGATTTTCTACACATATAGGCGATATGGGTAGACACCATCATTCACAATCACCATGAACACTAGGTATTACAAATGTTCCCAAGTAAAATGGTGGGTGCGTGTGCAATGCATGTGAAAAATGTTTTCCCTAAAGCAGTTTTCCTGGTTCCTGGGTGTACTGGTATAGAGTAATGCGATGTGATATTTCTGGCAGAGGAATGCCATGGTCTTGTACTGTTATAAGGCTATGTGCTTCTGGGCAGAGTTATGAAACCGTTCCTTTGTTCTTGAGTAAACCATgagtatcagttttttttttgtgtgtgtgtgtatgtgtgtgtggatataaATGAATGACGCAGAGTTTGAATGTGCACTCAGTCATAGACAACATCAGGAGAATGACGCAAAGCCATTGTCATCCATTATGTAATAAAAGAAAGTGGTTGAAAGCTAAAATCAATTGAGTAATTTGGAAATTTGGAAATTTTCATATAACAAGATTTATAAACTGTCTTTAGTGTCATTTTAACACACTCATAAAGTTAAGAATGTGAAGTGTGGCTAAAACCAGCCTTAACactggttattttttatttttttttataagacctAAATGTATAAttcgcacagaaatgaaaatctcgtcattatttactcactttcagGATGTTTCAACCTCCATGaatgtctttcttctgttgaacataaagatattttaaagaacacTGGTAATCAAACAGTGGATGGTAGCCATTGGctcccatagtattttttttcggtcaaagtcaatggctaccatcaactgtttggttacccacattattcaaaatatcttctttttttattcaacagaagaaagaaaatcatacaggtttggaacaattttagggtgagtaaataatgacaaagttTATTTTTTGGGCGGTGAACCATTCGTTAAAAAGTCTTTCACAGTATATTTACTGCAGGGACTCTCACTGGGGCAACCTGgggttaaaggtgctgtatgtacgATTTTGACTcttaagcataaaaataccatacgtttgcagatatttaagaaacatgctgagttaacatacttgtttatcagaaaaacaatgctacagttaTTTTCCTTTGAAAGTGGAGTTCTGGGCCAGAATGTCTGTGAAACCCGCCCAGTGCCAGTTTACGGAAAACACAGcctatttcatttcattcatcatcaAGTGCACTCATTCCTGTTTGTGTCATCAAACTGAAATACAGCTTAAacgaaatgaaacaaataaaaacaaaacaaaaacaaaatgaaaatcagATATATTGCCTGACATCTAACTAAACTAGATTTTAAATATCCGACAATTATTGGTCATgaacaaacatgaaaataatgatCAGATTTTCATATTAAGGCCAGAATTTTAAAGCATTTCAGTGCATCTATCATGTGAACGAATGCACCTTTCTGAAAAAGTCCTGCATGAATCCATCTTTCTCCGCAGACTCTGGGACACCCTATGGGGACACCTCCATATTCCCTGGCCCTTCTCCTTTCTCCTGTCCTAAAACAAGCCACAAAAACAAGGTTACTGAAAAATATGTgctatttttttgtcaaaattctgtatttttgtaattaaaacatttatatcaatatattatcgcccatgttaaaaataaatctaatcgGATTATTAATCACTTGCCCCAGTCTTTTATTAGTCCAGATTATCGTCTGTTGATTGTTCACGTGCCTTTCGGTCCGCGCGCAAGTCCTGACCAGATCGTAACAAACTAATGTATATCGGAGAAAGTACATGAATTAACCTTTGGGATTCGTGACTTATGCATAAAAGTTTATACATGTTTAAAAGAGGTATCCAGTTATGAAGTTGTTTTGCCATCCTTCTCTCCTTGTTTCACCAGCTCGGCTGTTCCTGCGCAGCTAACGTTACACGAAACGATGGCGATGTCAGGTCTCCTTCTCCTTCATCCTTTATGTAGAttaaactgatatatttcaacTTGGTCAACAACGGACaacactttaaattattttaagcagTTATTTTGAATATGTTAATATATGCAGGAAGATAAATACTGTCCTAAGATTTCCATGCTGCTGAATGACAGATTCATTCGACACCTGCAGTTACTCGTTTACTAAACACTTCATAGAGGAAATTTCCTACTCATTTTCGGCTATTagccatatgaaaaaaaaagaaaagaaaacagggtTGTCCACAATAATCTTTATTGCCAAAATAACAATCATTCAAATTCTGCATTCCCTTTTCACCTGTCCATGTACATTATTGCCATCGTTCTATCAAATCCTTCATCACTATGGGCTAAATTGTTGCACATTAACAACCATGTGAACTTG
Protein-coding sequences here:
- the LOC128018120 gene encoding syntaxin-3-like, whose protein sequence is MAFLCQKYHIALLYTKTKEELEQLTVEIKKDANFVRSSLKVTMQQYLPPDEQMNQASVDARIQKTQYTNSSCKFVEVMTRYNETQVSFREKSKSRIQRQLLITGRITTNEELEEMLETGNPSIFTSDEMMGVEKQCEVEVLKQSQRELQWVQKQLSVISNRTNGPGMTKDKWISTTEKPLL